A genome region from Carya illinoinensis cultivar Pawnee chromosome 2, C.illinoinensisPawnee_v1, whole genome shotgun sequence includes the following:
- the LOC122301707 gene encoding uncharacterized protein LOC122301707: MLNLSKKKIVESPTCPICCREEESTIHALWNCSSAMDVWCQGPISFQKSSLKEVNFKDLYEHISEQCDQKLIEMFSVIARSIWLRRNKLLFEGSFLHPNLVLKQASQSLQEFKTVQIGKVHATQVASIHPSVWIPPPTNCVKINWDAAVSVPQDRVGIGLVARDHEGSILVTKKLLLSSLTEPALAEALGAFHAANLAKDMEFRLVILEGDALQIVNGINHHAERWDRVGMVLLDTRVLLSSLAQWKVSFVRRGGNQVAHDLAKESLELAENSVVLVTRPPCNHVSSLP; this comes from the coding sequence ATGCTCAACCTATCTAAGAAGAAGATAGTGGAGTCCCCTACATGCCCCATATGCTGCAGGGAAGAGGAGTCTACCATCCATGCTCTATGGAACTGCAGTTCTGCAATGGATGTGTGGTGTCAGGGCCCTATATCCTTTCAGAAGAGCTCTCTGAAGGAAGTCAATTTCAAGGACCTCTATGAACATATCTCTGAGCAGTGTGATCAGAAGCTTATTGAAATGTTCTCAGTCATTGCAAGGAGCATATGGTTAAGAAGAAACAAGCTACTCTTTGAGGGGTCCTTTTTGCACCCAAACCTGGTCTTGAAACAAGCATCTCAATCCTTACAGGAATTCAAGACAGTTCAGATTGGAAAGGTGCATGCGACTCAAGTGGCCTCTATACATCCATCCGTGTGGATCCCTCCTCCAACAAATTGTGTCAAAATCAACTGGGATGCAGCTGTGAGCGTGCCTCAAGATAGAGTTGGTATAGGTCTGGTAGCCAGAGACCATGAGGGGTCCATTCTGGTCACAAAGAAACTCTTACTATCCAGCTTGACAGAACCTGCTTTGGCTGAAGCCTTAGGAGCTTTCCATGCGGCTAACTTGGCAAAGGACATGGAGTTTAGATTGGTTATCTTGGAAGGAGATGCTTTACAGATCGTGAATGGAATCAACCACCATGCTGAAAGATGGGATAGAGTGGGTATGGTTTTATTAGACACAAGGGTGCTGCTGTCTAGTCTAGCTCAGTGGAAAGTATCTTTTGTCAGAAGGGGTGGTAACCAGGTTGCTCATGATCTAGCTAAGGAGTCCTTAGAACTAGCTGAGAACTCGGTTGTTTTGGTCACTAGACCTCCTTGTAATCATGTTTCTTCTCTCCCTTAA